The Pan paniscus chromosome 15, NHGRI_mPanPan1-v2.0_pri, whole genome shotgun sequence genome includes a window with the following:
- the LOC100979193 gene encoding nucleolar protein 9 isoform X3: MGQGPRSPHKVGRRFPAGGKRGRGAKGSGRPLPGRKRQPWPPPDGRSEPAPDSHPHLSPEALGYFRRALSALKEAPETGEERDLMVHNIMKEVETQALALSTNRAGSEMLQELLGFSPLKPLCRVWAALRSNLRTVACHRCGVHVLQSALLQLPRLLGSAAEEEEEEDGKDGPTETLEELVLGLAAEVCDDFLVYCGDTHGSFVVRTLLQVLGGTILESERARPRGSQSSEAQKTPAQECKPADFEVPETFLNRLQDLSSSFLKDIAVFITDKISSFCLQVALQVLHRKLPQFCAHLCNAVIGYLSTRSSSVDGSPLLLFLRDQTSSRLLEQVLLVLEPPRLQSLFEEHLQGQLQTLAAHPIANFPLQRLLDAVTTPELLSPVFEELSPVLEAVLAQGHPGVVIALVGACRRVGAYQAKVLQLLLEAFHCAEPSSRQAACVPLFATLMAYEVYYGLTEEEGAVPAEHQVAVAAARALGDVTVLGSLLLQHLLHFSTPGLVLRSLGALTGPQLLSLAQSPAGSHVLDAILTSPSVTRKLRRRVLQNLKGQYVALACSRHGSRVLDAIWSGAALRARKEIAAELGEQNQELIRDPFGHHVARNVALTTFLKRREAWEQQQGVVAKRRRALNSILED, translated from the exons ATGGGGCAGGGTCCGCGCTCTCCACACAAGGTGGGGCGCCGGTTCCCAGCTGGTGGCAAACGGGGGCGCGGGGCCAAGGGGTCGGGGCGCCCCTTACCAGGCCGTAAGCGGCAACCCTGGCCGCCTCCGGATGGGCGCTCGGAGCCGGCTCCAGATTCGCACCCGCACCTGAGCCCGGAAGCTCTGGGATATTTCCGCCGGGCGCTGTCAGCATTGAAAGAGGCCCCCGAGACTGGGGAAGAACGAG ATCTGATGGTGCACAATATTATGAAGGAAGTAGAGACTCAGGCCCTAGCTTTGTCCACGAACAGGGCTGGCAGTGAGATGCTGCAGGAACTGTTGGGATTCAGTCCCTTGAAACCGCTTTGTCGCGTATGGGCTGCTCTGCGCTCTAACTTGCGCACTGTGGCCTGTCACCGATGCGGGGTCCATGTATTACAAAGTGCTTTGCTACAGCTCCCTCGATTGCTGGGGAGTGctgcggaggaggaggaggaggaggatggaaaGGATGGTCCCACGGAGACCCTGGAGGAGCTGGTCCTGGGACTAGCCGCTGAGGTGTGTGATGATTTTCTTGTCTACTGTGGAGACACACATGGCAGCTTCGTGGTCAGAACTCTGCTTCAGGTGTTAGGAGGGACTATTCTGGAGTCTGAGAGAGCCAGGCCCCGTGGTTCCCAATCATCTG AAGCACAGAAGACCCCAGCTCAGGAATGTAAGCCAGCTGATTTTGAAGTCCCTGAAACCTTTTTGAATCGCCTTCAGGACCTGAGCTCCTCCTTTCTGAAGGACATTGCAG TGTTTATCACTGATAAGATCTCCAGCTTCTGTCTTCAAGTGGCTTTACAGGTTTTACACCGCAAACTTCCCCAGTTTTGCGCTCATCTCTGCAATGCTGTGATTGGCTACCTGAGTACTCGCAGTTCCTCAGTAGATGGCAG TCCCCTACTGCTATTTCTCCGAGATCAGACAAGTTCCAGACTCCTGGAGCAGGTCCTGCTGGTGTTGGAGCCCCCAAGACTCCAGAGCCTCTTTGAGGAGCACTTGCAGGGGCAGCTGCAGACCCTGGCTGCACATCCCATTGCCAACTTCCCTTTGCAGCGCTTACTGGATGCAGTCACTACCCCTGAGCTG CTGTCCCCTGTGTTTGAGGAGCTGAGCCCTGTCTTGGAAGCTGTATTGGCCCAGGGCCACCCAGGGGTAGTCATTGCCCTGGTGGGGGCCTGTCGCAGAGTTGGGGCCTACCAAGCCAAGGTCCTACAGCTCTTGTTGGAG GCATTCCACTGTGCAGAGCCCTCATCCCGGCAAGCGGCCTGTGTGCCTCTCTTTGCCACTTTGATGGCTTATGAGGTGTACTATGGACTGACGGAGGAGGAGGGGGCAGTGCCTGCAGAGCACCAG GTGGCAGTGGCCGCAGCCAGAGCCTTGGGGGATGTGACAGTCCTTGGGTCTCTACTGCTCCAGCATCTGCTGCACTTCTCCACTCCTGGTCTTGTACTTCGAAGTCTGGGTGCCTTGACGGGACCACAGCTTCTGTCCCTGGCCCAAAGTCCCGCTGGCTCTCATGTGCTCGATGCCATCCTGACCAGCCCCTCTGTGACGCGGAAGCTGCGCCGCCGTGTGCTGCAGAACCTAAAG GGACAATATGTGGCTCTGGCCTGTAGTCGCCATGGCAGCCGTGTGCTAGATGCCATCTGGAGTGGAGCAGCCTTGAGGGCCCGGAAGGAAATTGCTGCTGAGCTCG GGGAGCAGAACCAGGAGCTGATAAGAGACCCTTTCGGCCACCATGTGGCTCGAAATGTGGCCTTGACTACCTTCCTAAAGCGGCGAGAGGCTTGGGAACagcagcagggtgtggtggccaaGCGGAGGCGGGCATTGAACTCCATACTTGAAGACTGA
- the LOC100979193 gene encoding nucleolar protein 9 isoform X2 — protein MGQGPRSPHKVGRRFPAGGKRGRGAKGSGRPLPGRKRQPWPPPDGRSEPAPDSHPHLSPEALGYFRRALSALKEAPETGEERDLMVHNIMKEVETQALALSTNRAGSEMLQELLGFSPLKPLCRVWAALRSNLRTVACHRCGVHVLQSALLQLPRLLGSAAEEEEEEDGKDGPTETLEELVLGLAAEVCDDFLVYCGDTHGSFVVRTLLQVLGGTILESERARPRGSQSSEAQKTPAQECKPADFEVPETFLNRLQDLSSSFLKDIAVFITDKISSFCLQVALQVLHRKLPQFCAHLCNAVIGYLSTRSSSVDGSPLLLFLRDQTSSRLLEQVLLVLEPPRLQSLFEEHLQGQLQTLAAHPIANFPLQRLLDAVTTPELLSPVFEELSPVLEAVLAQGHPGVVIALVGACRRVGAYQAKVLQLLLEAFHCAEPSSRQAACVPLFATLMAYEVYYGLTEEEGAVPAEHQVAVAAARALGDVTVLGSLLLQHLLHFSTPGLVLRSLGALTGPQLLSLAQSPAGSHVLDAILTSPSVTRKLRRRVLQNLKGQYVALACSRHGSRVLDAIWSGAALRARKEIAAELASPGPQSCLLPAWPRRMSVCYRPPGNETLLSWKTSRATGTAFLLLAALLGLPGNGFVVWSLAGWRPARGRPLAATLVLHLALADGAVLLLTPLFVAFLTGQAWPLGQAGCKAVYYVCALSMYASVLLTGLLSLQRCLAVTRPFLAPRLRSPALARRLLLAVWLAALLLAVPAAVYRHLWRDRVCQLCHPSPVHAAAHLSLETLTAFVLPFGLMLGCYSVTLARLRGARWGSGRHGARVGRLVSAIVLAFGLLWAPYHAVNLLQAVAALAPPEGALAKLGGAGQAARAGTTALAFFSSSVNPVLYVFTAGDLLPRAGPRFLTRLFEGSGEARGGGRSREGTMELRTTPQLKVVGQGRGNGDPGGGMEKDGPEWDL, from the exons ATGGGGCAGGGTCCGCGCTCTCCACACAAGGTGGGGCGCCGGTTCCCAGCTGGTGGCAAACGGGGGCGCGGGGCCAAGGGGTCGGGGCGCCCCTTACCAGGCCGTAAGCGGCAACCCTGGCCGCCTCCGGATGGGCGCTCGGAGCCGGCTCCAGATTCGCACCCGCACCTGAGCCCGGAAGCTCTGGGATATTTCCGCCGGGCGCTGTCAGCATTGAAAGAGGCCCCCGAGACTGGGGAAGAACGAG ATCTGATGGTGCACAATATTATGAAGGAAGTAGAGACTCAGGCCCTAGCTTTGTCCACGAACAGGGCTGGCAGTGAGATGCTGCAGGAACTGTTGGGATTCAGTCCCTTGAAACCGCTTTGTCGCGTATGGGCTGCTCTGCGCTCTAACTTGCGCACTGTGGCCTGTCACCGATGCGGGGTCCATGTATTACAAAGTGCTTTGCTACAGCTCCCTCGATTGCTGGGGAGTGctgcggaggaggaggaggaggaggatggaaaGGATGGTCCCACGGAGACCCTGGAGGAGCTGGTCCTGGGACTAGCCGCTGAGGTGTGTGATGATTTTCTTGTCTACTGTGGAGACACACATGGCAGCTTCGTGGTCAGAACTCTGCTTCAGGTGTTAGGAGGGACTATTCTGGAGTCTGAGAGAGCCAGGCCCCGTGGTTCCCAATCATCTG AAGCACAGAAGACCCCAGCTCAGGAATGTAAGCCAGCTGATTTTGAAGTCCCTGAAACCTTTTTGAATCGCCTTCAGGACCTGAGCTCCTCCTTTCTGAAGGACATTGCAG TGTTTATCACTGATAAGATCTCCAGCTTCTGTCTTCAAGTGGCTTTACAGGTTTTACACCGCAAACTTCCCCAGTTTTGCGCTCATCTCTGCAATGCTGTGATTGGCTACCTGAGTACTCGCAGTTCCTCAGTAGATGGCAG TCCCCTACTGCTATTTCTCCGAGATCAGACAAGTTCCAGACTCCTGGAGCAGGTCCTGCTGGTGTTGGAGCCCCCAAGACTCCAGAGCCTCTTTGAGGAGCACTTGCAGGGGCAGCTGCAGACCCTGGCTGCACATCCCATTGCCAACTTCCCTTTGCAGCGCTTACTGGATGCAGTCACTACCCCTGAGCTG CTGTCCCCTGTGTTTGAGGAGCTGAGCCCTGTCTTGGAAGCTGTATTGGCCCAGGGCCACCCAGGGGTAGTCATTGCCCTGGTGGGGGCCTGTCGCAGAGTTGGGGCCTACCAAGCCAAGGTCCTACAGCTCTTGTTGGAG GCATTCCACTGTGCAGAGCCCTCATCCCGGCAAGCGGCCTGTGTGCCTCTCTTTGCCACTTTGATGGCTTATGAGGTGTACTATGGACTGACGGAGGAGGAGGGGGCAGTGCCTGCAGAGCACCAG GTGGCAGTGGCCGCAGCCAGAGCCTTGGGGGATGTGACAGTCCTTGGGTCTCTACTGCTCCAGCATCTGCTGCACTTCTCCACTCCTGGTCTTGTACTTCGAAGTCTGGGTGCCTTGACGGGACCACAGCTTCTGTCCCTGGCCCAAAGTCCCGCTGGCTCTCATGTGCTCGATGCCATCCTGACCAGCCCCTCTGTGACGCGGAAGCTGCGCCGCCGTGTGCTGCAGAACCTAAAG GGACAATATGTGGCTCTGGCCTGTAGTCGCCATGGCAGCCGTGTGCTAGATGCCATCTGGAGTGGAGCAGCCTTGAGGGCCCGGAAGGAAATTGCTGCTGAGCTCG CTTCTCCAGGCCCCCAATCCTGCTTGCTCCCAGCTTG GCCCAGAAGGATGTCGGTCTGCTACCGTCCCCCAGGGAACGAGACACTGCTGAGCTGGAAGACTTCGCGGGCCACAGGCACAGCCTTCCTGCTGCTGGCGGCGCTGCTGGGGCTGCCCGGCAACGGCTTCGTGGTGTGGAGCTTGGCGGGCTGGCGGCCTGCACGGGGGCGACCGCTGGCGGCCACGCTTGTGCTGCACCTGGCGCTGGCCGACGGCGCGGTGCTGCTGCTCACGCcgctctttgtggccttcctgaCCGGGCAGGCCTGGCCGCTGGGCCAGGCGGGCTGCAAGGCGGTGTACTACGTGTGCGCGCTCAGCATGTACGCCAGCGTGCTGCTCACCGGCCTGCTCAGCCTGCAGCGCTGCCTCGCAGTCACCCGCCCCTTCCTGGCGCCTCGGCTGCGCAGCCCGGCCCTGGCCCGCCGCCTGCTGCTGGCCGTCTGGCTGGCCGCCCTGTTGCTCGCCGTCCCGGCCGCCGTCTACCGCCACCTGTGGAGGGACCGCGTATGCCAGCTGTGCCACCCGTCGCCGGTCCACGCCGCCGCCCACCTGAGCCTGGAGACTCTGACCGCCTTCGTGCTTCCTTTCGGGCTGATGCTCGGCTGCTACAGCGTGACGCTGGCACGGCTGCGGGGCGCCCGCTGGGGCTCCGGGCGGCACGGGGCGCGGGTGGGCCGGCTGGTGAGCGCCATCGTGCTTGCCTTCGGCTTGCTCTGGGCCCCCTACCACGCAGTCAACCTTCTGCAGGCGGTCGCAGCGCTGGCTCCACCGGAAGGGGCCTTGGCGAAGCTGGGCGGAGCCGGCCAGGCGGCGCGAGCGGGAACTACGGCCTTGGCCTTCTTCAGTTCTAGCGTCAACCCGGTGCTCTACGTCTTCACCGCTGGAGATCTGCTGCCCCGGGCAGGTCCCCGTTTCCTCACGCGGCTCTTCGAAGGCTCTGGGGAGGCCCGAGGGGGCGGCCGCTCTAGGGAGGGGACCATGGAGCTCCGAACTACCCCTCAGCTGAAAGTGGTGGGGCAGGGCCGCGGCAATGGAGACCCGGGGGGTGGGATGGAGAAGGACGGTCCGGAATGGGACCTTTGA
- the LOC100979193 gene encoding nucleolar protein 9 isoform X1, translating to MGQGPRSPHKVGRRFPAGGKRGRGAKGSGRPLPGRKRQPWPPPDGRSEPAPDSHPHLSPEALGYFRRALSALKEAPETGEERDLMVHNIMKEVETQALALSTNRAGSEMLQELLGFSPLKPLCRVWAALRSNLRTVACHRCGVHVLQSALLQLPRLLGSAAEEEEEEDGKDGPTETLEELVLGLAAEVCDDFLVYCGDTHGSFVVRTLLQVLGGTILESERARPRGSQSSVCDLPTAHVLNLPSEAQKTPAQECKPADFEVPETFLNRLQDLSSSFLKDIAVFITDKISSFCLQVALQVLHRKLPQFCAHLCNAVIGYLSTRSSSVDGSPLLLFLRDQTSSRLLEQVLLVLEPPRLQSLFEEHLQGQLQTLAAHPIANFPLQRLLDAVTTPELLSPVFEELSPVLEAVLAQGHPGVVIALVGACRRVGAYQAKVLQLLLEAFHCAEPSSRQAACVPLFATLMAYEVYYGLTEEEGAVPAEHQVAVAAARALGDVTVLGSLLLQHLLHFSTPGLVLRSLGALTGPQLLSLAQSPAGSHVLDAILTSPSVTRKLRRRVLQNLKGQYVALACSRHGSRVLDAIWSGAALRARKEIAAELASPGPQSCLLPAWPRRMSVCYRPPGNETLLSWKTSRATGTAFLLLAALLGLPGNGFVVWSLAGWRPARGRPLAATLVLHLALADGAVLLLTPLFVAFLTGQAWPLGQAGCKAVYYVCALSMYASVLLTGLLSLQRCLAVTRPFLAPRLRSPALARRLLLAVWLAALLLAVPAAVYRHLWRDRVCQLCHPSPVHAAAHLSLETLTAFVLPFGLMLGCYSVTLARLRGARWGSGRHGARVGRLVSAIVLAFGLLWAPYHAVNLLQAVAALAPPEGALAKLGGAGQAARAGTTALAFFSSSVNPVLYVFTAGDLLPRAGPRFLTRLFEGSGEARGGGRSREGTMELRTTPQLKVVGQGRGNGDPGGGMEKDGPEWDL from the exons ATGGGGCAGGGTCCGCGCTCTCCACACAAGGTGGGGCGCCGGTTCCCAGCTGGTGGCAAACGGGGGCGCGGGGCCAAGGGGTCGGGGCGCCCCTTACCAGGCCGTAAGCGGCAACCCTGGCCGCCTCCGGATGGGCGCTCGGAGCCGGCTCCAGATTCGCACCCGCACCTGAGCCCGGAAGCTCTGGGATATTTCCGCCGGGCGCTGTCAGCATTGAAAGAGGCCCCCGAGACTGGGGAAGAACGAG ATCTGATGGTGCACAATATTATGAAGGAAGTAGAGACTCAGGCCCTAGCTTTGTCCACGAACAGGGCTGGCAGTGAGATGCTGCAGGAACTGTTGGGATTCAGTCCCTTGAAACCGCTTTGTCGCGTATGGGCTGCTCTGCGCTCTAACTTGCGCACTGTGGCCTGTCACCGATGCGGGGTCCATGTATTACAAAGTGCTTTGCTACAGCTCCCTCGATTGCTGGGGAGTGctgcggaggaggaggaggaggaggatggaaaGGATGGTCCCACGGAGACCCTGGAGGAGCTGGTCCTGGGACTAGCCGCTGAGGTGTGTGATGATTTTCTTGTCTACTGTGGAGACACACATGGCAGCTTCGTGGTCAGAACTCTGCTTCAGGTGTTAGGAGGGACTATTCTGGAGTCTGAGAGAGCCAGGCCCCGTGGTTCCCAATCATCTG TTTGTGATCTCCCCACTGCACATGTTCTTAATCTTCCTTCAGAAGCACAGAAGACCCCAGCTCAGGAATGTAAGCCAGCTGATTTTGAAGTCCCTGAAACCTTTTTGAATCGCCTTCAGGACCTGAGCTCCTCCTTTCTGAAGGACATTGCAG TGTTTATCACTGATAAGATCTCCAGCTTCTGTCTTCAAGTGGCTTTACAGGTTTTACACCGCAAACTTCCCCAGTTTTGCGCTCATCTCTGCAATGCTGTGATTGGCTACCTGAGTACTCGCAGTTCCTCAGTAGATGGCAG TCCCCTACTGCTATTTCTCCGAGATCAGACAAGTTCCAGACTCCTGGAGCAGGTCCTGCTGGTGTTGGAGCCCCCAAGACTCCAGAGCCTCTTTGAGGAGCACTTGCAGGGGCAGCTGCAGACCCTGGCTGCACATCCCATTGCCAACTTCCCTTTGCAGCGCTTACTGGATGCAGTCACTACCCCTGAGCTG CTGTCCCCTGTGTTTGAGGAGCTGAGCCCTGTCTTGGAAGCTGTATTGGCCCAGGGCCACCCAGGGGTAGTCATTGCCCTGGTGGGGGCCTGTCGCAGAGTTGGGGCCTACCAAGCCAAGGTCCTACAGCTCTTGTTGGAG GCATTCCACTGTGCAGAGCCCTCATCCCGGCAAGCGGCCTGTGTGCCTCTCTTTGCCACTTTGATGGCTTATGAGGTGTACTATGGACTGACGGAGGAGGAGGGGGCAGTGCCTGCAGAGCACCAG GTGGCAGTGGCCGCAGCCAGAGCCTTGGGGGATGTGACAGTCCTTGGGTCTCTACTGCTCCAGCATCTGCTGCACTTCTCCACTCCTGGTCTTGTACTTCGAAGTCTGGGTGCCTTGACGGGACCACAGCTTCTGTCCCTGGCCCAAAGTCCCGCTGGCTCTCATGTGCTCGATGCCATCCTGACCAGCCCCTCTGTGACGCGGAAGCTGCGCCGCCGTGTGCTGCAGAACCTAAAG GGACAATATGTGGCTCTGGCCTGTAGTCGCCATGGCAGCCGTGTGCTAGATGCCATCTGGAGTGGAGCAGCCTTGAGGGCCCGGAAGGAAATTGCTGCTGAGCTCG CTTCTCCAGGCCCCCAATCCTGCTTGCTCCCAGCTTG GCCCAGAAGGATGTCGGTCTGCTACCGTCCCCCAGGGAACGAGACACTGCTGAGCTGGAAGACTTCGCGGGCCACAGGCACAGCCTTCCTGCTGCTGGCGGCGCTGCTGGGGCTGCCCGGCAACGGCTTCGTGGTGTGGAGCTTGGCGGGCTGGCGGCCTGCACGGGGGCGACCGCTGGCGGCCACGCTTGTGCTGCACCTGGCGCTGGCCGACGGCGCGGTGCTGCTGCTCACGCcgctctttgtggccttcctgaCCGGGCAGGCCTGGCCGCTGGGCCAGGCGGGCTGCAAGGCGGTGTACTACGTGTGCGCGCTCAGCATGTACGCCAGCGTGCTGCTCACCGGCCTGCTCAGCCTGCAGCGCTGCCTCGCAGTCACCCGCCCCTTCCTGGCGCCTCGGCTGCGCAGCCCGGCCCTGGCCCGCCGCCTGCTGCTGGCCGTCTGGCTGGCCGCCCTGTTGCTCGCCGTCCCGGCCGCCGTCTACCGCCACCTGTGGAGGGACCGCGTATGCCAGCTGTGCCACCCGTCGCCGGTCCACGCCGCCGCCCACCTGAGCCTGGAGACTCTGACCGCCTTCGTGCTTCCTTTCGGGCTGATGCTCGGCTGCTACAGCGTGACGCTGGCACGGCTGCGGGGCGCCCGCTGGGGCTCCGGGCGGCACGGGGCGCGGGTGGGCCGGCTGGTGAGCGCCATCGTGCTTGCCTTCGGCTTGCTCTGGGCCCCCTACCACGCAGTCAACCTTCTGCAGGCGGTCGCAGCGCTGGCTCCACCGGAAGGGGCCTTGGCGAAGCTGGGCGGAGCCGGCCAGGCGGCGCGAGCGGGAACTACGGCCTTGGCCTTCTTCAGTTCTAGCGTCAACCCGGTGCTCTACGTCTTCACCGCTGGAGATCTGCTGCCCCGGGCAGGTCCCCGTTTCCTCACGCGGCTCTTCGAAGGCTCTGGGGAGGCCCGAGGGGGCGGCCGCTCTAGGGAGGGGACCATGGAGCTCCGAACTACCCCTCAGCTGAAAGTGGTGGGGCAGGGCCGCGGCAATGGAGACCCGGGGGGTGGGATGGAGAAGGACGGTCCGGAATGGGACCTTTGA
- the LOC100979193 gene encoding leukotriene B4 receptor 2 isoform X5 — protein sequence MRTFHKQELTRASPGPQSCLLPAWPRRMSVCYRPPGNETLLSWKTSRATGTAFLLLAALLGLPGNGFVVWSLAGWRPARGRPLAATLVLHLALADGAVLLLTPLFVAFLTGQAWPLGQAGCKAVYYVCALSMYASVLLTGLLSLQRCLAVTRPFLAPRLRSPALARRLLLAVWLAALLLAVPAAVYRHLWRDRVCQLCHPSPVHAAAHLSLETLTAFVLPFGLMLGCYSVTLARLRGARWGSGRHGARVGRLVSAIVLAFGLLWAPYHAVNLLQAVAALAPPEGALAKLGGAGQAARAGTTALAFFSSSVNPVLYVFTAGDLLPRAGPRFLTRLFEGSGEARGGGRSREGTMELRTTPQLKVVGQGRGNGDPGGGMEKDGPEWDL from the exons ATGAGGACTTTCCACAAGCAAGAGCTAACTAGGG CTTCTCCAGGCCCCCAATCCTGCTTGCTCCCAGCTTG GCCCAGAAGGATGTCGGTCTGCTACCGTCCCCCAGGGAACGAGACACTGCTGAGCTGGAAGACTTCGCGGGCCACAGGCACAGCCTTCCTGCTGCTGGCGGCGCTGCTGGGGCTGCCCGGCAACGGCTTCGTGGTGTGGAGCTTGGCGGGCTGGCGGCCTGCACGGGGGCGACCGCTGGCGGCCACGCTTGTGCTGCACCTGGCGCTGGCCGACGGCGCGGTGCTGCTGCTCACGCcgctctttgtggccttcctgaCCGGGCAGGCCTGGCCGCTGGGCCAGGCGGGCTGCAAGGCGGTGTACTACGTGTGCGCGCTCAGCATGTACGCCAGCGTGCTGCTCACCGGCCTGCTCAGCCTGCAGCGCTGCCTCGCAGTCACCCGCCCCTTCCTGGCGCCTCGGCTGCGCAGCCCGGCCCTGGCCCGCCGCCTGCTGCTGGCCGTCTGGCTGGCCGCCCTGTTGCTCGCCGTCCCGGCCGCCGTCTACCGCCACCTGTGGAGGGACCGCGTATGCCAGCTGTGCCACCCGTCGCCGGTCCACGCCGCCGCCCACCTGAGCCTGGAGACTCTGACCGCCTTCGTGCTTCCTTTCGGGCTGATGCTCGGCTGCTACAGCGTGACGCTGGCACGGCTGCGGGGCGCCCGCTGGGGCTCCGGGCGGCACGGGGCGCGGGTGGGCCGGCTGGTGAGCGCCATCGTGCTTGCCTTCGGCTTGCTCTGGGCCCCCTACCACGCAGTCAACCTTCTGCAGGCGGTCGCAGCGCTGGCTCCACCGGAAGGGGCCTTGGCGAAGCTGGGCGGAGCCGGCCAGGCGGCGCGAGCGGGAACTACGGCCTTGGCCTTCTTCAGTTCTAGCGTCAACCCGGTGCTCTACGTCTTCACCGCTGGAGATCTGCTGCCCCGGGCAGGTCCCCGTTTCCTCACGCGGCTCTTCGAAGGCTCTGGGGAGGCCCGAGGGGGCGGCCGCTCTAGGGAGGGGACCATGGAGCTCCGAACTACCCCTCAGCTGAAAGTGGTGGGGCAGGGCCGCGGCAATGGAGACCCGGGGGGTGGGATGGAGAAGGACGGTCCGGAATGGGACCTTTGA
- the LOC100979193 gene encoding nucleolar protein 9 isoform X4 — MGQGPRSPHKVGRRFPAGGKRGRGAKGSGRPLPGRKRQPWPPPDGRSEPAPDSHPHLSPEALGYFRRALSALKEAPETGEERDLMVHNIMKEVETQALALSTNRAGSEMLQELLGFSPLKPLCRVWAALRSNLRTVACHRCGVHVLQSALLQLPRLLGSAAEEEEEEDGKDGPTETLEELVLGLAAEVCDDFLVYCGDTHGSFVVRTLLQVLGGTILESERARPRGSQSSEAQKTPAQECKPADFEVPETFLNRLQDLSSSFLKDIAVFITDKISSFCLQVALQVLHRKLPQFCAHLCNAVIGYLSTRSSSVDGSPLLLFLRDQTSSRLLEQVLLVLEPPRLQSLFEEHLQGQLQTLAAHPIANFPLQRLLDAVTTPELLSPVFEELSPVLEAVLAQGHPGVVIALVGACRRVGAYQAKVLQLLLEAFHCAEPSSRQAACVPLFATLMAYEVYYGLTEEEGAVPAEHQVAVAAARALGDVTVLGSLLLQHLLHFSTPGLVLRSLGALTGPQLLSLAQSPAGSHVLDAILTSPSVTRKLRRRVLQNLKGQYVALACSRHGSRVLDAIWSGAALRARKEIAAELVDVTEM; from the exons ATGGGGCAGGGTCCGCGCTCTCCACACAAGGTGGGGCGCCGGTTCCCAGCTGGTGGCAAACGGGGGCGCGGGGCCAAGGGGTCGGGGCGCCCCTTACCAGGCCGTAAGCGGCAACCCTGGCCGCCTCCGGATGGGCGCTCGGAGCCGGCTCCAGATTCGCACCCGCACCTGAGCCCGGAAGCTCTGGGATATTTCCGCCGGGCGCTGTCAGCATTGAAAGAGGCCCCCGAGACTGGGGAAGAACGAG ATCTGATGGTGCACAATATTATGAAGGAAGTAGAGACTCAGGCCCTAGCTTTGTCCACGAACAGGGCTGGCAGTGAGATGCTGCAGGAACTGTTGGGATTCAGTCCCTTGAAACCGCTTTGTCGCGTATGGGCTGCTCTGCGCTCTAACTTGCGCACTGTGGCCTGTCACCGATGCGGGGTCCATGTATTACAAAGTGCTTTGCTACAGCTCCCTCGATTGCTGGGGAGTGctgcggaggaggaggaggaggaggatggaaaGGATGGTCCCACGGAGACCCTGGAGGAGCTGGTCCTGGGACTAGCCGCTGAGGTGTGTGATGATTTTCTTGTCTACTGTGGAGACACACATGGCAGCTTCGTGGTCAGAACTCTGCTTCAGGTGTTAGGAGGGACTATTCTGGAGTCTGAGAGAGCCAGGCCCCGTGGTTCCCAATCATCTG AAGCACAGAAGACCCCAGCTCAGGAATGTAAGCCAGCTGATTTTGAAGTCCCTGAAACCTTTTTGAATCGCCTTCAGGACCTGAGCTCCTCCTTTCTGAAGGACATTGCAG TGTTTATCACTGATAAGATCTCCAGCTTCTGTCTTCAAGTGGCTTTACAGGTTTTACACCGCAAACTTCCCCAGTTTTGCGCTCATCTCTGCAATGCTGTGATTGGCTACCTGAGTACTCGCAGTTCCTCAGTAGATGGCAG TCCCCTACTGCTATTTCTCCGAGATCAGACAAGTTCCAGACTCCTGGAGCAGGTCCTGCTGGTGTTGGAGCCCCCAAGACTCCAGAGCCTCTTTGAGGAGCACTTGCAGGGGCAGCTGCAGACCCTGGCTGCACATCCCATTGCCAACTTCCCTTTGCAGCGCTTACTGGATGCAGTCACTACCCCTGAGCTG CTGTCCCCTGTGTTTGAGGAGCTGAGCCCTGTCTTGGAAGCTGTATTGGCCCAGGGCCACCCAGGGGTAGTCATTGCCCTGGTGGGGGCCTGTCGCAGAGTTGGGGCCTACCAAGCCAAGGTCCTACAGCTCTTGTTGGAG GCATTCCACTGTGCAGAGCCCTCATCCCGGCAAGCGGCCTGTGTGCCTCTCTTTGCCACTTTGATGGCTTATGAGGTGTACTATGGACTGACGGAGGAGGAGGGGGCAGTGCCTGCAGAGCACCAG GTGGCAGTGGCCGCAGCCAGAGCCTTGGGGGATGTGACAGTCCTTGGGTCTCTACTGCTCCAGCATCTGCTGCACTTCTCCACTCCTGGTCTTGTACTTCGAAGTCTGGGTGCCTTGACGGGACCACAGCTTCTGTCCCTGGCCCAAAGTCCCGCTGGCTCTCATGTGCTCGATGCCATCCTGACCAGCCCCTCTGTGACGCGGAAGCTGCGCCGCCGTGTGCTGCAGAACCTAAAG GGACAATATGTGGCTCTGGCCTGTAGTCGCCATGGCAGCCGTGTGCTAGATGCCATCTGGAGTGGAGCAGCCTTGAGGGCCCGGAAGGAAATTGCTGCTGAGCTCG TGGACGTGACGGAGATGTGA